TGACCCGGAAAAGCTCAAGCCTGCCAAATAGGCCATGTGCACCAACTACCGCCCCACCCGCTCTGATCACCTGCAGGCCATCGCTGATGGCCTGATCGCGCCCGACAGCTACCCGGATGAAACCTACCCCGGCTACATCGCACCCATCGTGCGCGTGCCACACGGGGAGAGCAAGGGGCGGGATGTGTTGCTGGGGAGGTTCGGGTTGATTCCGCCATTGGCCAAGGACGACAGCTTCGGCAAGAAGACCTACAAAGCCCGCACCGAGACGGTGGCCGAGAAGCCTAGTTACCTCAGCGCCTGGAAGCGCCGGCAGTTCTGTCTAGTGCCTATGCAAGGGTTCTACGAGCCCAACTGGGAAACTGGCAAGGCCGTGCGCTGGCAGATTCGCCGGCAGGACGAGGCCGACTTCTGCGTAGCCGGGATCTGGGAGCAATGGACCCACCCGGAACGCGGGTCCGAGTTCTCGTTCAGCCTGCTCACCATCAACGCCGATGGCCACCCGATCATGGGTCACTTCCACCGCCCCGGTGACGAGAAGCGTTCCCTGATGATTGTGCCGCCCAGCGAATACGACGCCTGGCTACAGGCCGATACCGAGATGGCACGCACGTTCCTGAGCCTTGCTCCGCTGGCCGAGTTCACCAGCTTTGCCGACCAGAAGCCCAAGAAGGGCGAGACCGAATCGCTATTCGCATAGAGAACTATCGATCTCCTTTTTGCTATGCTTGGCGGCATGCACGTCCGCCTCAACATCCTGCGAAAAAACGGAAAGCGCCTGCCCGCCAAGCCGAGCTTCCGCATTGAGATCGAGGGGCACATCACCACCTTCGGCGCCAAAATCGAGGATGGCTGGTCAGTCAACACGCTGGAATTTCACGTCCGCAATGCCAGCGGGTCGCTGCAAGGGGGAGTGCCGTTACCTCTACGAGGCGCGGCTGGTGTCGATCGGCGACGCGCATATCCGGTTCATCGGGTTCGAGCATGAGGGCGACGGTGACCAGGCCACGGGTACGTGCAGGAATGGCTCTGTGCGATCCTGCACTAGCAGCCCTCATATGGGCCATATGATCCATATCATATGGATGAAACATACGATATGACCGACAGGCCTTAGGGGATGAGTTCTATCCACAGATACAGTGGATAACTGGGCCAGAAATTTCTCTGTTGCATAGTCGACGCAGCGATACATCGATCTGCTGAAAACTTGAGCAGAAACTGGTGATTCGCTTAGGCCGAACTGGAAGTAGGATTCGCCCCGGTTCAGCTCTGCAACTCCTACTGCCGGAGTTGAGCCTGGGCCCGGTCGCGTTCCCTCGCATCGGGCCCTTCTACTTGGCCCGCAGCGATTTCGCCCCCAAACCAGGTGTCGCCTGCAAGCACCATCTGCAGACCAAGCCCGCGTGTATAATTGTCAGCAGATGTGGGGACTGCCCCGCGTCGCGGGGGGGTTGACGCCTCATCAAGTAGACACAAGGAGATCCTCTTGTCTGCGAACGATGAAGATAAACCGCCAAACAAAAAGCCCAGTCGAAAGACTGAGCTTCTTGTAGTGATCCTCACGGTAGGGCCGGCATGGATCACAGCACTTTTGAAACTTACCGAACAAGTCAGCTGAGGAACTGACCGCGTTACCAAACCCCGCCAAGCGCCAACTTGGTGGGGTTCTTTTTGCACTACGCGGTGCACCTCATGCACCAGCGAAGTGTAAACCGTTTACACCCATTTTTAAACTTTTCGTTGAGGTGCTCTCAGGAACAATTCCAACGAAATGCCTCGCGGCTGAGTTAAGAAGCACGATTTGAGCTGCGTTCTCAGGCAAAAAAATATGCGAATCGTGAACAAAAGTCTGGCCGAAAAACTAAGAAAGCGTTCCTAGCGCCATTACCGCATCAGCCATCGCCCTCGTCTTCTCGTCGCTACCGCGGCTGCTTCCAAAGAAGAATCCCGCCACCTGCTGAGCCGCATAAGCCGCATAGCCGATGAAGCCGAACACCACGGCCACTAGGTTGGGATCGGGTTTCACTTTGTCGATCAGCAACCAATAGGCGTTACAAGGGGATTTCAGGACGCCTCAGTATGCCTTTGCGGAGCAGGAATCCGCCTCAAAGCCGCATGGATCCTAGAAAACGCAGATCATTGAAATTCCGCGTGTCCGTGGTTCGATTCCGCGACTGGCCACCAGATACAAAAAGCCCCGCTCTTGCGGCGTTTCGGGTCACGCTCTGCGCAGCAAGACCGTCGCAACGGCATAGTGCTTGCGCGGACATGCATAACCGGCAGCTATGTACCTGTACCACTATGCCGGCCAGAACCCTTGTACGACAAGGATGCGCGGGCTCCAGGCCGGCGATGACGCCCCCCTATCCTCACACCAAAGCGAGGGCGCACGAAGGTGGCGAGCTACGCCACAATCATGCCTCCCACCCTACGCCTGCGCACCCCATGGACGACCGCCAACGCCTGCTGTCACTCGATGTCTTTCGCGGCTTCACGATCGCTGCGATGCTGCTCGTCAACAACCCCGGCAGCTGGAGCAGCGTCTACTCCCCGCTGTTGCATGCTGAATGGCATGGCTGGACCTTCACCGACCTGATTTTCCCCTTCTTTCTGTTTATCGGCGGCGTGGCCATGAGCCTGTCGCTGGGTAAGCGACAGGCCGATAGCCGATTCGGCGTGCTCCTGCAGTGCTGGCGACGCGCGGCGCTCATCATCGCCATCGGCCTATTTCTCAACCTGTTCCCCATGTTCAACTTTGCTGAAGTAAGGATTCCCGGTGTGCTGCAACGCATTGGCCTTGTGGTGGCGCTAGCGGCGCCGGTGGTCATCTACCTGCGCCTGCGCGGACAGCTGTTGGTGGCAATGGCCGCCCTGCTGGTTTACAGCGTACTGATGCGATACGGACAGGTCTGCGACCTGCCGGGCGGCTGCTTTAACAGCGAGCCGCTACCGGGTCGCGATTTCGGCGCCTGGGTCGACCGGGCGCTGATGGAAGGGCATCTATGGGCCAAGGTGAAAACCTGGGACCCGGAGGGTTTGCTGTCTACCTTACCGGCGCTGGTCACCCAGC
This genomic stretch from Chitinimonas sp. BJYL2 harbors:
- a CDS encoding SOS response-associated peptidase produces the protein MCTNYRPTRSDHLQAIADGLIAPDSYPDETYPGYIAPIVRVPHGESKGRDVLLGRFGLIPPLAKDDSFGKKTYKARTETVAEKPSYLSAWKRRQFCLVPMQGFYEPNWETGKAVRWQIRRQDEADFCVAGIWEQWTHPERGSEFSFSLLTINADGHPIMGHFHRPGDEKRSLMIVPPSEYDAWLQADTEMARTFLSLAPLAEFTSFADQKPKKGETESLFA
- a CDS encoding acyltransferase family protein; translated protein: MDDRQRLLSLDVFRGFTIAAMLLVNNPGSWSSVYSPLLHAEWHGWTFTDLIFPFFLFIGGVAMSLSLGKRQADSRFGVLLQCWRRAALIIAIGLFLNLFPMFNFAEVRIPGVLQRIGLVVALAAPVVIYLRLRGQLLVAMAALLVYSVLMRYGQVCDLPGGCFNSEPLPGRDFGAWVDRALMEGHLWAKVKTWDPEGLLSTLPALVTQLIGVWAGRLIALQTSVAERCTWLFVAGVTLLLAGTALDLAHLPINKSLWTPAYAVFMGGWGCLGLACCYWLLDGQPSARARQWLARACFPLTMLGMNALFIFALSGMVGRLLGTIKIGPDSAPVSLKAWLYAPVEHSGLAPENASLMFALLFTLVMLGVAWAMWRKRWFIKL